The following proteins are encoded in a genomic region of Cuculus canorus isolate bCucCan1 chromosome 21, bCucCan1.pri, whole genome shotgun sequence:
- the CELA3B gene encoding chymotrypsin-like elastase family member 3B: MMLSLLVLLVAGGSCAAALPQSRVVNGEDAVPYTWPWQISLQYERDGSFRHTCGGTLIAANWVMTAAHCISSSLTYEVVLGEYDMSAAEGPEQRIPVDSNDIFVHPKWRSSCVACGNDIALLKLRRPAVLDAEVQLGRLPPAGSVLPDGYPCYLSGWGRLSTGGPLPERLQQALLPVVSFERCTQPDWWGILAIRQTMICAGGEEKAGCNGDSGGPLNCQAADGHWEVHGIASFVSGLGCNASKKPTVFTRVSAFEDWIAETMINN; the protein is encoded by the exons ATGATGCTGAGCCTCCTCGTGCTGCTGGTGGCCGGTG GCAGCTGCGCTGCGGCACTGCCGCAGTCCCGGGTGGTGAACGGCGAGGATGCTGTGCCATACACCTGGCCCTGGCAG ATCTCGTTGCAGTACGAGCGGGACGGCTCCTTCCGCCACACTTGCGGAGGCACCCTCATCGCGGCCAACTGGGTGATGACGGCTGCGCACTGCATCTC CTCCTCGCTCACCTACGAGGTGGTGCTGGGCGAGTATGACATGAGCGCTGCGGAGGGCCCTGAGCAACGCATCCCCGTGGACTCCAACGACATCTTCGTCCACCCCAAATGGCGAAGCTCCTGCGTGGCCTGCGG CAATGACATCGCCCTGCTGAAGCTGCGGCGCCCGGCGGTGCTGGATGCCGAGGTGCAGCTGGGGCGGCTGCCGCCCGCCGGCAGCGTCCTGCCCGACGGATACCCCTGCTACCTGAGCGGCTGGGGGCGGCTGTCCA CTGGAGGGCCTTTGCCGGAGCGGCTGCAGCAGGCGCTGCTGCCCGTGGTGTCCTTCGAGCGCTGCACCCAGCCCGACTGGTGGGGCATCCTCGCCATTCGCCAAACCATGATCTGTGCCGGCGGCGAGGAGAAGGCCGGCTGCAAT GGCGACTCGGGGGGACCCCTGAACTGCCAGGCGGCTGACGGGCACTGGGAGGTGCACGGCATTGCCAGCTTTGTCTCCGGGCTGGGCTGCAACGCCTCCAAGAAGCCGACGGTCTTCACCCGCGTCTCTGCCTTCGAGGACTGGATCGCCGAG ACCATGATCAATAACTGA